A genomic window from Methylorubrum extorquens includes:
- a CDS encoding EAL domain-containing protein: MKTPKARTIRPRGTPWILGLIGILVLVPLALILPLAAVAAVSGLAIVGGALLWRRLSAFAVAQEVVSKEIGVLSQRLVKLEAVTAALIQSRMQDSATAAPSAQTSDEAVKALDARLDAGIEEVTAEIGILSGIVRELAAVVASQDGDIARLRVQAQAPQPKPVPQAAAEPARPRPAPAATVPPETEPLAPPMRLVPRTTLPAARPTDHFAAAADAASLIEAFDGEGLEVFLQPVVTLPQRKVVAYEALARLKVGDAVYAPETFLPVLERHGRTTALDRRMLQRVATIARHLQGRGSPASVSYSLTPHSLFEPGFLRSLGRLVSEGPELAGRVVIALPQSSWRSLDAEQAALLAGLRGRIGFVMDRPIDLRFDPTALAERGITQVKVAASLLLRPLDREARPDIALEDLVTSLARAGIRLVATGVEAETEVPDLIDLDVPLAQGGVFAAPRAVRAEVLSASPEAAPPPPSPEPPPSPPPQRRPFRDFLRRAG; this comes from the coding sequence GTGAAAACACCGAAAGCCCGAACGATCCGCCCGCGCGGCACCCCCTGGATCCTCGGCCTCATCGGCATCCTGGTCCTCGTTCCGCTGGCGCTCATCCTGCCCCTCGCCGCCGTCGCCGCCGTGTCCGGCCTCGCGATCGTCGGCGGAGCGCTTCTGTGGCGGCGACTGTCCGCCTTCGCCGTCGCGCAGGAGGTCGTCTCGAAGGAGATCGGCGTCCTGTCGCAACGCCTCGTGAAGCTGGAAGCCGTCACGGCCGCGCTGATCCAGTCGCGCATGCAGGATTCGGCGACGGCGGCCCCCTCGGCGCAGACTTCGGACGAGGCGGTCAAGGCACTCGACGCACGGCTCGATGCCGGGATCGAGGAGGTGACCGCCGAAATCGGCATCCTCAGCGGCATCGTCCGGGAACTCGCCGCGGTGGTGGCGTCGCAGGACGGCGACATCGCCCGCCTGAGGGTACAGGCGCAGGCGCCCCAGCCGAAGCCGGTTCCGCAAGCGGCGGCGGAGCCGGCCCGGCCACGCCCGGCCCCGGCCGCGACCGTTCCCCCCGAGACGGAACCGCTGGCGCCGCCGATGCGGCTCGTGCCCCGCACGACCTTGCCGGCGGCTCGTCCCACCGACCATTTCGCCGCCGCCGCCGACGCGGCCTCACTGATCGAAGCCTTCGACGGCGAGGGTCTGGAAGTCTTCCTGCAGCCGGTCGTCACCCTGCCGCAGCGCAAGGTCGTCGCCTACGAAGCGCTGGCGCGGCTCAAGGTCGGCGACGCGGTCTACGCGCCGGAGACGTTCCTGCCCGTTCTGGAGCGGCACGGCCGCACCACCGCGCTCGACCGGCGCATGCTCCAGCGTGTCGCGACGATCGCGCGCCATCTCCAGGGACGCGGCAGCCCGGCCTCGGTCAGCTACAGCCTGACGCCGCATTCGCTGTTCGAGCCGGGCTTCCTGCGCTCCCTCGGCCGCCTCGTCAGCGAGGGGCCGGAACTCGCGGGCCGCGTCGTGATCGCCCTGCCGCAATCGAGCTGGCGCAGCCTTGATGCGGAGCAGGCCGCCCTGCTGGCGGGTTTGCGCGGGCGGATTGGCTTCGTAATGGATCGCCCAATCGACCTGCGGTTTGACCCGACCGCTCTGGCCGAGCGCGGCATCACGCAGGTCAAGGTCGCAGCCTCGCTGCTGCTGCGGCCCCTCGACCGGGAGGCGAGGCCGGATATCGCCCTGGAGGATCTGGTGACATCCCTGGCGCGAGCCGGAATCCGGCTCGTCGCGACCGGCGTCGAGGCCGAGACAGAGGTGCCGGACCTCATCGATCTCGATGTGCCGCTGGCGCAAGGGGGGGTGTTCGCCGCCCCGCGTGCCGTACGGGCGGAGGTGCTCTCGGCTTCGCCCGAGGCAGCGCCGCCGCCGCCCTCGCCCGAACCACCGCCGAGCCCGCCGCCGCAGCGTCGCCCGTTCCGGGACTTCCTGCGCAGAGCCGGGTGA
- the fliP gene encoding flagellar type III secretion system pore protein FliP (The bacterial flagellar biogenesis protein FliP forms a type III secretion system (T3SS)-type pore required for flagellar assembly.), producing the protein MIPSPRRLVPRSLSLTLVLASLLLVGGAGAAWAQSVTLDLGAGGTTERALQLVALITVLALAPSVLVMATSFTRIVVVLSILRSALGTQTAPPNTVMVSLALFLTAFVMAPTAREAYRTGVEPLMAGQISQSQAFERASAPFKTFMLRNVREKDLKLFLDMARQPAPAGPEAIGLEIVTPAFMISELRRAFEIGFLLFIPFLIIDLVVASVLMAMGMMMLPPATVALPFKLIFFVLVDGWTLVAGSLIQSYGG; encoded by the coding sequence ATGATCCCCTCCCCCCGCCGACTCGTGCCGAGATCCCTTTCCCTGACGCTGGTCCTGGCTTCCCTCCTGCTCGTGGGCGGCGCGGGCGCAGCGTGGGCGCAGAGTGTCACCCTCGATCTCGGCGCGGGCGGCACCACGGAACGGGCGCTACAGCTCGTCGCACTGATCACGGTGCTCGCGCTCGCGCCCTCCGTGCTGGTGATGGCGACTTCGTTCACCCGGATCGTCGTCGTGCTGTCGATCCTGCGCTCGGCGCTTGGCACGCAGACCGCCCCGCCCAATACGGTGATGGTCAGCTTGGCCCTGTTCCTGACCGCCTTCGTGATGGCGCCGACGGCACGGGAGGCCTACCGGACCGGCGTCGAGCCGTTGATGGCGGGCCAGATCAGCCAGTCCCAGGCGTTCGAGCGCGCCTCGGCGCCGTTCAAGACCTTCATGCTGCGCAACGTGCGCGAGAAGGACCTCAAGCTGTTCCTCGACATGGCACGCCAGCCGGCCCCGGCGGGCCCGGAGGCGATCGGCCTGGAGATCGTCACCCCGGCCTTCATGATCTCCGAGCTGCGGCGCGCCTTCGAGATCGGCTTCCTCCTGTTCATCCCCTTCCTCATCATCGACCTCGTCGTCGCCTCGGTGCTGATGGCGATGGGCATGATGATGCTGCCGCCGGCCACCGTCGCGCTCCCGTTCAAGCTGATCTTCTTCGTTCTGGTCGACGGTTGGACGCTGGTGGCGGGCTCCTTGATTCAGAGCTACGGAGGCTAA
- a CDS encoding 2-hydroxyacid dehydrogenase yields MSSLKRKPLVVVTRRLPDVVETRMRELFDTRLNHDDAPLSQEALAAAIREADVLVPTVTDEIGAGLLAQAGPNLRLIANFGNGVDHIDVAGALERGITVTNTPGVLTEDTADMTMALILAVARRLAEGARIIPDDDWTTGWSPTWMLGRRITGKRLGIVGMGRIGQALARRAKAFGLSIHYHNRRRVPSHIEESLDATYWESLDQMLARVDIVSVNCPHTPATYHLLSARRLKLLKPEAIVVNTARGEVIDENALARLIEGGEISAAGLDVFEQEPAVSPRLVRLARTGKVVLLPHMGSATHESRTDMGEKVIINIKTFMDGHRPPDRILPSML; encoded by the coding sequence ATGTCGTCGTTGAAGCGCAAGCCGCTGGTGGTCGTCACGCGGCGTCTGCCGGACGTCGTCGAGACGCGCATGCGCGAATTGTTCGATACCCGCCTCAACCACGATGATGCGCCACTCTCGCAGGAGGCACTCGCCGCCGCGATTCGCGAGGCCGACGTGCTCGTGCCCACCGTCACCGATGAGATCGGGGCCGGACTGCTCGCGCAGGCGGGGCCGAACCTGAGGCTCATCGCCAATTTCGGCAACGGCGTCGATCATATCGACGTCGCCGGGGCGCTGGAGCGCGGCATCACGGTCACCAACACGCCCGGCGTGCTGACCGAGGACACCGCCGACATGACCATGGCGCTGATTCTGGCGGTCGCCCGCCGCCTCGCGGAAGGCGCGCGCATCATACCCGACGACGATTGGACCACGGGATGGTCGCCGACCTGGATGCTCGGCCGCCGCATCACGGGCAAGCGCCTCGGCATCGTCGGCATGGGCCGCATCGGTCAGGCGCTCGCCCGCCGGGCCAAGGCCTTCGGGCTGTCGATCCACTACCACAACCGCCGCCGGGTGCCGTCGCATATCGAGGAATCGCTCGATGCGACCTACTGGGAATCCCTCGACCAGATGCTGGCCCGCGTGGATATCGTCTCGGTCAACTGCCCGCATACGCCTGCGACCTATCACCTGCTCTCGGCCCGCCGCCTGAAGCTGCTCAAGCCCGAGGCGATCGTCGTCAACACCGCCCGCGGCGAGGTGATAGACGAGAACGCGCTGGCGCGCCTGATCGAGGGCGGCGAGATCTCGGCTGCCGGCCTCGACGTGTTCGAGCAGGAGCCGGCGGTGAGCCCGCGCCTCGTGCGGCTCGCCCGCACCGGCAAGGTCGTGCTGCTGCCGCATATGGGCTCGGCAACGCATGAGAGCCGCACCGATATGGGCGAGAAGGTCATCATCAACATCAAGACCTTCATGGACGGCCACCGTCCGCCGGACCGGATCCTTCCGAGCATGCTCTGA
- a CDS encoding heavy-metal-associated domain-containing protein: MDQSPIELTMRVDGMTCEGCAEAVRRTIRRLDPQAEVAVDVGLGRVSATTVAQSLDVAQALTKAGYTATAMTG; encoded by the coding sequence ATGGACCAGAGCCCGATCGAACTGACGATGCGCGTGGACGGGATGACCTGCGAGGGATGCGCCGAGGCCGTGCGCCGCACGATCCGCCGCCTCGACCCGCAGGCGGAAGTCGCGGTCGATGTCGGCTTGGGCCGGGTCTCCGCGACGACGGTCGCGCAAAGTCTCGACGTGGCGCAGGCACTGACCAAGGCCGGTTACACCGCCACCGCGATGACCGGCTGA
- a CDS encoding protein phosphatase CheZ gives MKMMATARDGRSQNSNPSAMVKELLDIADYIASLRDAIAILRANELTRDRLPMVHEELSEVVTATAGATNSIMGTAEAILALPDGPGYRDAVEAKIYDIFEACTFQDITGQRIAKVAEAMSQLEGRLARFSAAVKARDAAGIDEIEVDRRKRNESLLLNGPQMGGPATAQDAIDALFA, from the coding sequence ATGAAGATGATGGCAACGGCACGCGACGGCCGGTCGCAGAACTCCAACCCATCGGCGATGGTGAAGGAACTTCTCGACATCGCGGACTACATCGCGAGCCTGCGGGACGCGATCGCGATCCTGCGGGCCAACGAGCTGACGCGTGACCGTCTGCCGATGGTCCACGAGGAGTTGAGCGAGGTGGTGACGGCGACCGCTGGCGCGACCAACTCGATCATGGGCACCGCCGAAGCCATTCTCGCGCTGCCCGACGGGCCGGGCTACCGCGACGCCGTCGAGGCCAAGATCTACGACATCTTCGAGGCCTGCACCTTCCAGGACATCACCGGCCAGCGCATCGCCAAGGTGGCAGAGGCGATGAGCCAGCTCGAAGGTCGGCTCGCCCGCTTCAGTGCCGCCGTGAAAGCCCGCGACGCCGCCGGCATCGACGAGATCGAAGTCGACCGGCGCAAGCGCAACGAATCGCTGCTGCTTAACGGGCCGCAGATGGGCGGTCCCGCGACCGCGCAGGATGCCATCGACGCGCTGTTCGCCTGA
- the fabI gene encoding enoyl-ACP reductase FabI, translating into MTGLMAGKRGLIMGVANDHSIAWGIAKTLHRHGAELAFTYQGEALGRRVTPLAASVGSDIVLPCDVEDLATVDAAFATLDARFPDGIDFIVHAIGFSDKAQLKGRYVDVTTRANFSRTMTISCFSFTEIAQRAAARMPRGGALLTLTYAGSTRVMPNYNVMGVAKAALEASVRYLASDLGPDGIRVNALSAGPMRTLAGAGIADARLMYNHQKAHAPLRRTVTLDDVGNSALYLLSDLSGGVTGEIHFVDSGYNIISMPRPAVLQAQDEAGVVGDL; encoded by the coding sequence ATGACGGGTTTGATGGCGGGCAAGCGCGGCCTCATCATGGGGGTCGCCAACGATCATTCGATCGCGTGGGGCATCGCCAAGACCCTGCACCGGCACGGTGCCGAACTGGCCTTCACCTATCAGGGCGAGGCTTTGGGCCGCCGGGTGACACCGCTCGCAGCCTCCGTCGGCTCCGACATCGTGTTGCCCTGCGACGTCGAGGATCTCGCCACCGTCGATGCCGCCTTCGCCACCCTCGACGCGCGCTTCCCCGACGGGATCGACTTCATCGTCCACGCCATCGGCTTTTCCGACAAGGCGCAGCTCAAGGGCCGCTACGTCGATGTCACGACCCGCGCGAACTTTTCGCGGACCATGACGATCTCCTGCTTCTCCTTCACCGAGATCGCCCAGCGTGCCGCCGCCCGGATGCCGCGGGGCGGCGCGCTGTTGACGCTGACCTATGCCGGCTCGACCCGGGTGATGCCGAACTACAACGTGATGGGTGTGGCCAAGGCCGCGCTCGAAGCGTCCGTCCGCTATCTCGCCAGCGACCTCGGCCCCGACGGGATCCGCGTCAACGCGCTCTCGGCCGGCCCGATGCGCACGCTGGCCGGCGCCGGCATCGCCGACGCGCGGCTGATGTACAACCACCAGAAGGCGCACGCGCCGCTGCGGCGTACGGTGACGCTCGACGATGTCGGCAACTCCGCCCTCTACCTGCTGTCCGACCTGTCGGGCGGCGTGACCGGCGAGATCCACTTCGTCGATTCGGGCTACAACATCATCTCGATGCCACGCCCGGCAGTGCTCCAGGCCCAGGACGAGGCGGGCGTCGTCGGCGATCTGTGA
- a CDS encoding DoxX family protein codes for MDLTTTTTHWAPRMLSILRIVSALVFMAHGTQKILGFPASSMNPPLMSLSGIAGLLELIGGALLVVGLFSRPVAFILSGQMAFAYFIAHAPKSFFPALNGGDAAILFCFVFLYIAFAGPGPWSIDAQRGRGRY; via the coding sequence ATGGATCTGACGACCACCACCACTCATTGGGCCCCGCGGATGCTGAGCATCCTGCGCATCGTCTCGGCGCTGGTCTTCATGGCGCACGGCACGCAGAAGATCCTCGGCTTTCCGGCAAGCTCGATGAACCCGCCGCTGATGTCGCTGTCGGGCATCGCAGGCCTGCTCGAACTCATCGGCGGCGCGCTGCTCGTGGTTGGGCTGTTCAGCCGGCCGGTGGCCTTCATCCTCTCCGGTCAGATGGCCTTTGCCTACTTCATCGCCCACGCTCCCAAGAGCTTCTTCCCGGCGCTGAACGGCGGCGATGCGGCGATCCTGTTCTGCTTCGTCTTCCTCTACATCGCCTTCGCGGGCCCCGGCCCGTGGAGCATCGACGCGCAGCGCGGTCGCGGCCGGTACTGA
- the fabB gene encoding beta-ketoacyl-ACP synthase I has translation MRRVVISGMGIVSSIGNNTGEVLDSLREARSGIARSEAQAAHGFRSQVAGAPTIDPEGVVDRRAMRFHGGGTAWNHIAMDQAIRDAGLEEREVSNDRTGIIMGSGGPSTRTIVESAAIAREKGPKRVGPFAVPKAMSSTASATLATWFKIRGVNYSISSACATSNHCIGNAAEIIRGGRQDIIFAGGCEELDWTLSVLFDAMGAMSSRYNETPARASRAYDVNRDGFVIAGGAGVLVLEEYEHAKARGARIYGEVAGYGATSDGHDMVAPSGEGAVRCMRQAMEDLKGVKIDYINPHATSTPVGDDKEIEAIRAVFGAGDACPPISATKSLTGHSLGATGVQEAIYALLMMNNGFICESAHIEELDPAFADMPILRQRRDGAQLGHVMSNSFGFGGTNATLVLKHPDA, from the coding sequence ATGCGGCGTGTCGTCATCAGCGGGATGGGCATCGTCTCGTCCATCGGCAACAATACCGGGGAGGTTCTGGACTCCCTGCGCGAGGCCCGTTCCGGGATCGCCCGCTCCGAGGCGCAGGCCGCACACGGCTTCCGCAGCCAAGTGGCGGGTGCGCCGACGATCGATCCCGAGGGCGTCGTCGATCGCCGCGCCATGCGCTTCCACGGCGGCGGCACCGCCTGGAACCACATCGCCATGGATCAGGCGATCCGCGATGCGGGCCTGGAGGAACGCGAGGTCTCCAACGACCGCACCGGCATCATCATGGGCTCGGGCGGTCCCTCGACCCGGACCATCGTCGAATCCGCCGCCATCGCCCGCGAGAAGGGGCCGAAGCGCGTCGGCCCGTTCGCGGTGCCAAAAGCGATGTCCTCGACCGCCTCGGCCACGCTGGCGACGTGGTTCAAGATCCGCGGCGTCAACTATTCGATCTCCTCGGCCTGCGCGACCTCGAATCACTGCATCGGCAACGCCGCCGAGATCATCCGCGGCGGCCGGCAGGACATCATCTTCGCGGGTGGCTGCGAGGAGCTGGACTGGACGCTCTCCGTCCTGTTCGACGCCATGGGTGCGATGTCCTCGCGCTACAACGAGACCCCGGCCCGCGCCTCGCGCGCCTATGACGTGAATCGTGACGGCTTCGTCATCGCGGGCGGCGCCGGCGTGCTGGTGCTGGAGGAGTACGAGCACGCCAAGGCCCGCGGCGCGCGGATCTACGGCGAGGTCGCCGGCTACGGCGCCACCTCCGACGGGCACGACATGGTTGCCCCCTCCGGCGAGGGCGCGGTGCGCTGCATGCGCCAAGCCATGGAAGACCTGAAGGGCGTCAAGATCGACTACATCAACCCGCACGCCACCTCGACGCCGGTCGGCGACGACAAGGAGATCGAGGCGATCCGCGCAGTGTTCGGTGCCGGCGACGCCTGCCCGCCGATCTCGGCCACCAAGTCGCTCACCGGGCATTCGCTGGGCGCGACCGGCGTGCAGGAGGCGATCTACGCGCTCCTGATGATGAACAACGGCTTCATCTGCGAGAGCGCGCATATCGAGGAACTCGACCCGGCCTTCGCCGATATGCCGATCCTGCGCCAGCGCCGGGACGGGGCCCAACTCGGGCACGTGATGTCGAACTCCTTCGGCTTCGGCGGCACCAACGCGACGCTCGTGCTCAAACATCCGGATGCGTGA
- a CDS encoding bifunctional riboflavin kinase/FAD synthetase, which yields MPSGDENAVPPAGTGLRPLSRPFTVCREDDPVPPALAGAVAALGNFDGVHRGHRTLIEAVRAEAGSRPAAVLTFEPHPRAFFAPDQPMFRLTGPSAKEIVFARLGLDGLIVRRFDERLAGTSARDFVEGWLRDGLGLSGVVIGHDFHFGRGREGSPGTLAELCAGAGLSCRIVPAVSADPGDAPISSSTIRAALASGDVARANDLLGYRWFVLAQVRHGDKRGRTLGYPTANLALESCGLAHGIYAVRVRLADGCLHDGVASYGRRPTFDDGAPLLEVHLFDFKGDLYGQEVAVELLAYLRGEEKFSSAEALIAQMDVDSARAKAAIRTDRVPSMLG from the coding sequence ATGCCCTCAGGCGACGAGAACGCCGTGCCGCCCGCCGGGACCGGCCTCCGCCCCCTTTCGAGACCCTTCACGGTCTGCCGCGAGGATGACCCGGTGCCTCCGGCGCTGGCGGGTGCCGTCGCCGCGCTCGGCAATTTCGATGGCGTCCATCGCGGCCACCGTACGCTGATCGAGGCGGTGCGCGCCGAGGCGGGGTCACGTCCCGCCGCCGTGCTGACCTTCGAGCCGCATCCGCGCGCCTTCTTCGCCCCCGACCAGCCGATGTTCCGCCTCACCGGCCCCAGCGCCAAGGAGATCGTGTTCGCGCGCCTCGGTCTCGACGGCCTGATCGTGCGCCGGTTCGATGAGCGGCTGGCCGGGACCAGCGCCCGGGATTTCGTGGAGGGCTGGCTGCGCGACGGGCTCGGCCTGTCCGGCGTGGTGATCGGCCACGATTTCCATTTCGGCCGCGGGCGCGAGGGCTCACCGGGGACGCTCGCCGAACTCTGCGCCGGGGCCGGCCTGTCCTGCCGCATCGTCCCCGCGGTCTCGGCCGATCCCGGCGATGCGCCGATCTCGTCGAGCACGATTCGCGCCGCCCTCGCATCGGGCGATGTGGCGCGGGCCAACGACCTTCTCGGCTATCGCTGGTTCGTGCTGGCCCAGGTGCGCCACGGCGACAAGCGCGGACGGACCCTTGGCTACCCCACCGCCAACCTCGCCCTCGAATCCTGCGGGCTCGCCCACGGCATCTATGCGGTGCGTGTGCGCCTCGCCGACGGATGCCTGCACGATGGCGTGGCGAGCTACGGCCGCCGCCCGACCTTTGACGACGGCGCGCCGCTCCTCGAAGTGCACCTGTTCGACTTCAAGGGGGATCTCTACGGGCAGGAAGTCGCCGTCGAGCTGCTGGCTTACCTGCGCGGCGAGGAGAAGTTTTCGAGCGCCGAGGCGCTGATCGCGCAGATGGACGTCGACTCGGCTCGGGCCAAGGCGGCCATCCGCACGGATCGCGTGCCGTCGATGCTGGGCTGA
- the irrA gene encoding iron response transcriptional regulator IrrA: MSDLMPLQAVLNARSASPGDASGRRGCPLSDLRDRLRRAGLRPTRQRLSLGWLLFGRGDRHLTAEMLYDEAMRAKVPVSLATVYNTLHQFTEAGLLRQLALDGSKAYFDTNPSEHHHFFFEEEGEVLDMPDCGITVDSLPDAPEGMEIAGVEVIVRLRRRKVSGRA; the protein is encoded by the coding sequence ATGTCCGATCTGATGCCTCTCCAGGCCGTGCTGAACGCACGGTCCGCTTCGCCGGGCGACGCTAGCGGCCGTCGGGGCTGCCCACTCTCCGACCTGCGCGATCGTTTGCGCCGGGCCGGCCTGCGCCCGACCCGTCAGCGTCTCTCGCTGGGCTGGCTTTTGTTCGGCCGCGGCGACCGCCACCTGACCGCGGAAATGCTCTACGACGAGGCGATGCGCGCCAAGGTGCCGGTCTCGCTGGCGACCGTCTACAATACGCTGCATCAGTTTACCGAAGCCGGCCTGCTGCGCCAGCTCGCGCTCGATGGCTCGAAGGCCTATTTCGATACCAACCCGAGTGAGCACCACCACTTCTTCTTCGAGGAAGAGGGCGAGGTTCTCGACATGCCGGATTGCGGTATCACGGTCGATTCGCTGCCCGATGCTCCCGAGGGCATGGAGATTGCCGGCGTCGAAGTGATCGTGCGTTTGCGCCGCCGCAAGGTATCCGGCCGCGCCTGA
- a CDS encoding SH3 domain-containing protein produces MRPPELPPMNPARLALLAALFALLIPLTAEAAPAPAPEVGKGPVTKLPLPRYASLKTNRVNLREGPSKDHRTLWVFQREGLPVEIVAEFETWRRIRDSEGTEGWVLHSLLSGRRTAVVIPPSGERADAAKATVPLTARADEQSAEQARLQPGVIGSVKGCTGSWCRLVVPLPDKRGDVDGYIRQNRLWGVYPDERVE; encoded by the coding sequence ATGCGCCCGCCTGAGCTTCCCCCGATGAACCCCGCGCGCCTCGCGCTGCTCGCGGCTCTGTTCGCCCTTTTGATACCGCTGACTGCCGAAGCCGCCCCGGCCCCGGCGCCGGAGGTCGGCAAAGGGCCCGTGACCAAGCTGCCCCTGCCGCGCTACGCCAGCCTGAAGACCAACCGCGTCAACCTGCGCGAGGGCCCCTCGAAGGACCACCGCACCCTATGGGTGTTCCAGCGCGAGGGTCTGCCGGTCGAGATCGTCGCCGAGTTCGAGACCTGGCGCCGCATCCGCGATTCGGAAGGAACGGAGGGCTGGGTCCTGCACTCGTTGCTCTCCGGCCGGCGGACCGCCGTGGTGATTCCTCCGTCGGGCGAACGGGCCGACGCCGCCAAGGCGACGGTGCCGCTGACCGCCCGCGCCGACGAGCAGTCGGCCGAGCAGGCGCGGCTGCAGCCCGGCGTCATCGGCAGCGTGAAGGGATGCACGGGCTCGTGGTGCCGCCTCGTGGTGCCGCTTCCGGACAAGCGTGGCGACGTCGACGGCTACATCCGCCAGAATCGGTTGTGGGGCGTCTACCCCGACGAGCGGGTGGAGTAG
- the fabA gene encoding bifunctional 3-hydroxydecanoyl-ACP dehydratase/trans-2-decenoyl-ACP isomerase — protein sequence MASLDQQSDGASPQRASSFSYEDLLACGRGELFGAGNAQLPLPPMLMFDRITSIGTEGGAHGKGHVLAEFDIRPDLWFFPCHFKDDPVMPGCLGLDALWQLVGFHLGWLGALGRGRALGVGEVKFTDQVLPTVKQVVYGIDIKRVRQGKLVLGIADGWLEADGRRIYEANDLRVALFRA from the coding sequence ATGGCCTCTCTCGACCAGCAATCCGACGGCGCTTCTCCGCAGCGCGCTTCGAGCTTCTCCTACGAGGATCTCCTGGCCTGCGGGCGCGGTGAGCTGTTCGGGGCGGGTAATGCCCAGCTTCCGCTTCCGCCGATGCTGATGTTCGACCGGATCACCTCGATCGGCACCGAGGGCGGCGCCCACGGCAAGGGTCACGTGCTGGCCGAGTTCGATATCCGGCCGGACCTCTGGTTCTTCCCCTGCCACTTCAAGGACGATCCGGTGATGCCCGGCTGCCTCGGGCTCGACGCCCTGTGGCAGCTCGTCGGCTTCCACCTCGGCTGGCTCGGCGCATTGGGCCGCGGCCGGGCGCTGGGCGTCGGCGAGGTGAAGTTCACCGATCAGGTGCTGCCGACCGTCAAGCAGGTCGTCTACGGCATCGACATCAAGCGCGTGCGTCAAGGCAAGCTCGTGCTCGGGATCGCCGACGGGTGGCTCGAGGCCGATGGCCGGCGCATCTACGAGGCGAACGACCTGCGCGTGGCGCTCTTCCGCGCCTGA
- a CDS encoding response regulator, producing MALDLSMPILVVDDYQTMVRIIRNLLKQLGFEDVDDASDGTAALARLKGRKYGLVISDWNMEPMTGYELLRHVRADEGLRTTPFIMVTAESKTENVIAAKKAGVNNYIVKPFNAATLKSKIEAVCGA from the coding sequence ATGGCCCTCGACCTCAGCATGCCTATCCTGGTGGTCGACGACTACCAGACCATGGTGCGTATCATCCGCAACCTCCTCAAGCAGCTTGGCTTCGAGGACGTGGATGATGCCTCCGACGGTACTGCGGCACTGGCGCGCCTGAAGGGCCGCAAGTACGGCCTCGTCATCTCGGATTGGAACATGGAGCCGATGACCGGCTACGAGCTTCTGCGCCATGTCCGCGCCGACGAGGGCCTGCGCACGACGCCATTCATCATGGTCACCGCCGAGTCGAAGACCGAGAACGTCATCGCCGCCAAGAAGGCGGGCGTGAACAACTACATCGTCAAGCCCTTCAACGCCGCCACCCTCAAGTCGAAGATCGAGGCGGTGTGCGGGGCCTGA